taatgttagcgaatgaggggtgagaagcCCCCCCTGTCCTGAAATGACTTGAGAGCATTACAAGCTGGACCATGCAATGCTCAGTGTAGCAGAAAGTACTGGAAGCAGCATCACAAATAGGCCATTAGGAGGCGCTCTGTTCAGACACTCATTATAACTCTTCTCGTCTATCCCCCTGGCAGCACAGACGTGGTCCAGGCGACAGTCGGCATCACAGGCTGACAAGTCATAGCTGACAGAGTTCAACTCGTAGTACTTCTGCAAGACGCAGGATTCCTGGGTCATGCGATCCAGGATCATGTTCATGGAGGTGGGAGAGGCGTCTGGCACACGGAAGGCTTCTGTCAGGCGGTACTCTTTCTCCCATCTTGCCTGGGCCATGTTGGCATAGGTCAGGTTCAGGTAGTAGGTGACCATGTCCTGAGTAAACCGAGAGTTCAACCAGTTAATCAGTTACTGCAGATCTGATGATGTAAAACCTGgtgaaaaacatgcaaaaccaggggggaaaaaacatgattttttttttttttttttttttaaagctgcaAAGATTGCTCCATGCTGTCATACTTTGACCAGGAGAGAGTCTGTGTCATATTCAAAGGTGCGAATGCCAGGGTTATTGGCACCATCAACGACCCCTGGCAGAGTGGTCTTCCATGGCGTTACCCCTGGGCTCAGGAACATGGTGCCGATGGGAGATAAACCtgataaaatatattatttctTTAGACTCTGAAGATAACACCATAAATGTCTCATAGACTTAATAACACCAATAGGAGCCACTGGCTGAAGAATGCAAAAATGATCTCGCTGTTTAAGTACCATCTGGGCTGTAGAACATGCGGAAACAGTCCGTGTGATGGTGGCCAAAGAACTGGCCTTCGATGACGGCATGATGCTTCTGAATTAGCTCCAGGTAACGCTCATTGAAGTTTGGGCGGAACCACATTTTACTTCGCTTCTTCTCAAAGTACCCTGGAGGAACATGTCCTACAATGTATACCTTAAACACAGAAATATTTTGAACAGTCAACATATCACCATAGCATCACATTTCTCAACAATGAAGAGAAAGCTGAttcacaccttctcattttggCTTGCTGCATTTGTTAATATTGTGTCCATCCAGTTGAATTGGTTTGCTGGATCTGGGATGTCCTGTGTGGCTTTATTCTGATCATAGTAAAGGTTGGTATTGAGCACTAATATCCTATATCCTGGTCTATTCAGCAGCTTCTCTGTGTAGTATCCACCTAGAAGGAACATTAAAGGAGATTGTGGAAAAAACTACTATACCTTTTTTATCAGACATATGTGCTTGAGTGATACACATATCAGACAACTGACATGCATGGAAACTAGCCAAGTACAACAGTAAAAGTACTGTATAATGATGCGACTTGTTTGGGTTATTCTCTGGCGACATTTGAAAAGCAGAAATGCAAagaagattcattttttttgtgttaccATCAGTAAATTGAATCAGCCTTTTTGATTTAACTCAGGTGTACCGTTTTTGTGGGTGTGACTTTCAGCCTTTTCGAAGTCTCTTGTTTGTGTCGTTTAGTAGGTCCTCATTTCTGTCTATGTTTTCATAGGTTAGGGCACACCCTGCACTTGTCTCTTGAGATTTGAACTACAACTCTAACCATTCACTCTATTTCATGCTGTCTGCATATCAGCTTCAAGAAAAAGGAAGTTGCCTGTCAAAATAGTATCACTGGATTGGGCTAGTGTGTGTAAAgcatataaaaaatatataaaaaatcttCCTTATCTTTgcatgatatgtttttttttatcttgaccCACCTGTTCAGGACATGCGTGCCTCCAGAAAatagtgatagagtgataggaCCTATTGTCttgttttggttatttaaatGCAGAACCCACaggaagatgttttttgttcatCACTATATGTAACCTTAAGTGAACTCCCACAGTCTCACTCATATCACTGTCCAGTCAAAGGTGTACCATACCTATTTTGAAGAGACTTTGAGACTCTGGGTCAAGCCACTGTTTCCACATCTCTGCCGTCTGGTTATAAATATAATTCTGTCCCGGTGGCAACTGGCTCTTTGGATGGTAGTCATGGTTACCCAAAGCAGCATACACCTTGGTGGCTGGAAAGGAAAAATATTGCTTCAATGTCTTATCTATTTTTACTAGCTTAGATTCATTCACAATCTTATGGAGTTCAGTTTATAACTTTTTATTTACTTGGGAACACTTCTTTGATAAGCTGGGTAAGGTTTCCGATTATGGAGACAACTGCCTCTTCCCCAAGATACTCATTTGGCACATGCGGAGTTTCATCTCTATGGATAAATGTTTGAGCTAGAGTTAAAATGAGTTGAAAGGGGACATATTGACAGcaataaaataaagacattatATTTTCATACCATCTCAAATTACGCATATCTGTAATCATGGCTTATTATATGAGGCCACTTTACATACCCAGTCCAAAGAATGAAATCTGGATCTGGTAAAATGCTTTTCATGGCATATATGGAGGAGTTGATAAGGTCCCATGGTGAGTCACAGAGATAGTCCCCAAACCTCCCTGCTTTCTGCGCTGGACGACTACCGCTGGAGTTACACACTAATGTTGGATCATCACCCAACTTGTAAGTAGGGTCCCAGTGGAGGTCAGTGATGTGCCAGAAGTTCCCTGAATAAAGAGAGCATACAAATACGTTGATACATCCCTCCAGTCACTACGCCTTTTTCCTTTAAATCATGGCTTATTTCTTGAGACTACTACACCCTACGATTTAGAATTTTCCCTCTATGTAAAATTCAAcactgatgtgtggtgtgtgtggttgtgtatggttgtgtatgtgtgtttcaataTGTTGAGTGTGGTCTTAAATAAGAAACATTTGTTTTGTCAAAGAAACAGTTAGGCTGAAAGAAAAGTTTGTGACTTAGTTTTCAGTTCTCACCTGATGATTCACCACCTCTGAACACCAGAAAGACACTCCAAATTAAACACGTCCTGACACGACTGATGAGGTTCATTATCGCTGCACTGCAAAGCCAGAATGGTAAGCAACAGAGAATGTGTCGAGTTATCGCTCACAAGCACAAATGACCATAAACCGAGATAAGAACTCGACTATGTTCCTGCAAAGATGATCCCTGACTGTTTTACATTATATGCATTGGGTTAAAGTGGCCCACCGTCGTGTCAGTATGAGTCAGCGGCTCATACAAAGTAATTATCCAACTACTCCAACCCCCCGAGAGCTACCATTCAGAACATGCGAATGGGAAATTTCGTTTTCTGAATGGTCATCTTGGAAATTCCTGAATTGGTTTGGAAATAGTTTGTTATATCCGATGCTATGTAATACCATAGGGGACATTTGAAGGTGCAAAGTTTATAAATCTATACATgaaattatttgtatttgtgggaAGGACACACCCTCAAAGTTATTGGTAAAATGTTAGGCTACTTAAATAATAAACTCACAATTTTGTTGTAGGCCTACTGATTTCATTCTTTGAATTGATTATCTACGAGAGAACGACTGATCAACTTAAGTACCTCTGAAAATCAATgaagaggacaaagagagataCCCTCGGGAACCTCATGTTCGTCACGTGTTGTTTGACATAGCACACTTTTGATTGGATAAAGAGGCGGAAATACATTGAGTGTAAAGAGCGGTACATTTCGCGGCAAAAAGCCTGCGCCTGAATTTTGCAGCGCGCGGAATTGTAAGAACACATTGGCAAGACGACTGGCCTGGGGTGAATTGCAGCAGTGGCACCCATATCGTCAACTACCATTATTCCGAATTGTACACTTTTCTATTTGCAGTAAAATGTATAATCATGGTAAGTTTGTCGTGCTCTAATGTTAATGGAACTTACTCTAAAGTATGCATGTTAACAAAGTAGTAAGCTAGCAAGTGAACTTCTGTGACGTTTCGAtgttggctaacgttagctaacaagTTATTTCGTGTTCTAGGCAGCTAGACTGAAGTTACACGCTTACGCTTTAATGCCTAAATATTCCTTAACACTTTGGTGTGCATCAGCTCAAAACATCCGTTTGACCATGTCTTCGTTGCCAATGTAAACGGCGCAGTATAGTCCGTGTAGTTTGCATTAGCAATCTTAGCTGAGTGACTAGCCAGCTAAAAGCAACTCTTCTGACACCGCTGACGTTAATACATTTCTTCCTAATGTAGTTAACTTTCGACAACCAGCTGATGCAAAGACCAGACTGGCTAACGAGAGTTGTATTGAAGACGCGTGAATTGAGACCGCAGTattccacaaacaaacaaaatgaggAATGAAATTAATATACTCCTAGTGCTTCGAACTAAGATAATGTTCGCTTTAGTTAGCTTATTCTATCGGTCAAACGACAATGCAATAACTTTACAACAACAAACTGATGCGTGTGTTGACTCGTACCGTTTATTTTGTTATTCTATCGAGGCCTCACATGAGCCCTAACAAGTGTGTGACACAGTATGACAAAATGCCCATCGTAAAACGTGGTTGGTTGTGCATCAGTTGATATGTCGAATGACAATCTGCCGTTGTTATTTGGGCTTGGCTTTACTAACTTGACATATTCCTAATGTTGTGAAATCTCTGTATGGTCCatgtcatccccccccccccaggtggtTATGGAGAGAGCACGGGTGGAGGGTACACCCAGTCTCCAGGAGGTTTTGGGTCTCCTTCAGCCTcccagggaggagagaagaaggtgAGAGAATCCTGCACAAACAGTTTGTATAATGATGAGTTTTCAGCATTAACAACTTGCTCAGATACTTTCAGAAACTAAACATCCTATTCTACAGAAGTTCTCAAACTATTGAAATGGTCCTaaggcttctttttttttttttttaaagatggtaAGTAATGTACCATGTTCTGTTTGGATTTTCAGAGGTTGCGGGCCCAACACATCATCCCCTGCACAGTGTCCCAAATCAAGTCGGCTATCCAGTCCGAGGATGTCTTTAAAGTAGGGGAGGTGGAGATCGCCCAGGTAGGTGAAGCATTTGTTAGGCCGTAAAGTACTGTCATCCCTGTGTAAACTAGGGGGTCGAGGGCTGTTTTGCTACTGTGTTCTCATCCCCGTCTAGCCATGTGTTATTGGCTTTGGCTGTAACTGAAGAAGTAGAGAGCTAGATGAGCAGTGTCACCATAACAGTACAAGTGTTCTAGGATAGCATTTCAAACAGATGCCAAAATGAAGGTGGAAACACTGATTATAACAGATTGAATTTTGAGTGGTTGATCTAGCAGCCGAAATGGTCAGAACTGAAAACATCTTTTTCTTtaattctttctttcaatcagtctctctgtctctttttgttttgttttaccgTAGGTCACGATAGTTGGAGTGATCAGAAGCATGGACAAATCCATGACCAACATCCAGTACATAGTGGATGACATGACTGCTGGTCCTATGGATGTGAAGCAGTGGGTGGACACGGAGGTAAAGACTGATGGACACTAGACAGATGCAGATTTGGTCAAATCTTTTATCTTTCAGGTATCTGAGACAGCTGTTGGTCTATTAAAACCATCAGGAACTATGTAGATACCTCTACAAGCACCAAACAATTCAAATCATAAGGAGCCATGTACATATAGCTGTAAACAGATGCTGTTGTACCACATTAA
The DNA window shown above is from Clupea harengus chromosome 11, Ch_v2.0.2, whole genome shotgun sequence and carries:
- the smpdl3b gene encoding acid sphingomyelinase-like phosphodiesterase 3b isoform X2; its protein translation is MNLISRVRTCLIWSVFLVFRGGESSGNFWHITDLHWDPTYKLGDDPTLVCNSSGSRPAQKAGRFGDYLCDSPWDLINSSIYAMKSILPDPDFILWTGDETPHVPNEYLGEEAVVSIIGNLTQLIKEVFPTTKVYAALGNHDYHPKSQLPPGQNYIYNQTAEMWKQWLDPESQSLFKIGGYYTEKLLNRPGYRILVLNTNLYYDQNKATQDIPDPANQFNWMDTILTNAASQNEKVYIVGHVPPGYFEKKRSKMWFRPNFNERYLELIQKHHAVIEGQFFGHHHTDCFRMFYSPDGLSPIGTMFLSPGVTPWKTTLPGVVDGANNPGIRTFEYDTDSLLVKDMVTYYLNLTYANMAQARWEKEYRLTEAFRVPDASPTSMNMILDRMTQESCVLQKYYELNSVSYDLSACDADCRLDHVCAARGIDEKSYNECLNRAPPNGLFVMLLPVLSATLSIAWSSL
- the smpdl3b gene encoding acid sphingomyelinase-like phosphodiesterase 3b isoform X1 produces the protein MRFPRVSLFVLFIDFQSAAIMNLISRVRTCLIWSVFLVFRGGESSGNFWHITDLHWDPTYKLGDDPTLVCNSSGSRPAQKAGRFGDYLCDSPWDLINSSIYAMKSILPDPDFILWTGDETPHVPNEYLGEEAVVSIIGNLTQLIKEVFPTTKVYAALGNHDYHPKSQLPPGQNYIYNQTAEMWKQWLDPESQSLFKIGGYYTEKLLNRPGYRILVLNTNLYYDQNKATQDIPDPANQFNWMDTILTNAASQNEKVYIVGHVPPGYFEKKRSKMWFRPNFNERYLELIQKHHAVIEGQFFGHHHTDCFRMFYSPDGLSPIGTMFLSPGVTPWKTTLPGVVDGANNPGIRTFEYDTDSLLVKDMVTYYLNLTYANMAQARWEKEYRLTEAFRVPDASPTSMNMILDRMTQESCVLQKYYELNSVSYDLSACDADCRLDHVCAARGIDEKSYNECLNRAPPNGLFVMLLPVLSATLSIAWSSL